CGTATCAACGGAATGCTTGGCTCAGTTGATGCAAACCAAGGTGATACACTTCTTGGCTGGGATACAGATGAATTCCCAACAGATCTATACACAAATACATTAGCTATGTATGAAATCCTGAAAAATGGTGGCCTAGGTAAAGGTGGATTAAACTTCGATGCGAAGGTAAGACGTGGATCATTCGAAGCTGACGATCTTTTCCATGCTCACATTGCAGGTATGGATGCATTTGCAATCGGATTAAAAGTTGCAAACAAATTAATCGAAGATAAAGTTCTTGATAGCTTTGTTGACGAACGTTACAGCAGCTTCACTAAAGGAATTGGATTAGAGATCGTTGAAGGAAAAACAAACTTCAATGAGTTAGAAAAATATGCTCTTCAATTAACAGAAATTAAGAACACTTCTGGTAGAACAGAGCGTCTTAAAGCATTAGTTAATCAATATATTCTTGAAACTCTTTCTGGAGTAACTGTTTAATAAGTAATTTAATGATGAAAAAATGAGGATGTCTCACTAACAGTATAAGACCCTACAAACACATATAAGGCTTAATATTTAGCCTTATATGTGGGTGGTCAGGTACTTATGAGCCATCCTCATTTTTATAGAAAAGGATGATACTGGATGAAATACGTTATTGGTGTTGATCTTGGAACAAGTGCAGTTAAAATTTTACTAGTAAATCAGAATGGTGAAGTTTGCCAAGAGGTATCAAAGTCATATCCTCTTATTATTGAAAAATCCGGTTATAGTGAACAAGATCCTGAGGAATGGGTGGATAAAACAAGAGCTGGTTTAGCTGAACTGATCAATCAATTTGATGGGGATGTAAATGATATCGAGGGAATCAGCTTTTCAGGACAAATGCATGGTCTTGTTTTGCTTGATAAGGAAAATCAAGTGGTTCGTAACGCTATTTTATGGAACGATACACGAACAACGAAACAATGCCAAGAGATTTATGAAGCTGTTGGGACAGAACGTTTATTAGAAGTAACAAAAAATCCTGCGTTAGAGGGCTTCACTTTACCGAAGATTCTTTGGGTTAAAGAGAATGAACCAGAGAACTTTGAACGTTCTAGTGTATTTTTATTACCGAAAGATTATCTCCGTTTCCGTATGACAGGGGCTTTACATATGGAATACTCTGATGCTGCAGGAACATTATTGTTAAATGTAGCAGAACGAAGTTGGAGCAGCGAAGTATTAGACAAATTTAACCTTTCTGCCGACTTCTGTCCTCCGTTAGTGGAATCTCATGCTCTTGTTGGTACTGTAACAGCAGAATATGCACAACAAACAGGACTAGCTGATACAACAAAGGTTTTTGCTGGCGGTGCAGATAATGCTTGTGGTGCAATTGGATCTGGGATTTTATCAGAAGGAAAAACATTGTGTAGCATCGGAACATCTGGTGTAGTGCTTTCTTATGAAGAGAGAAATGATCTGGACTTTGAAGGAAAGGTTCATTACTTTAATCACGGTGAGGAAAATGCCTAT
This genomic stretch from Metabacillus sp. B2-18 harbors:
- the xylB gene encoding xylulokinase, whose protein sequence is MKYVIGVDLGTSAVKILLVNQNGEVCQEVSKSYPLIIEKSGYSEQDPEEWVDKTRAGLAELINQFDGDVNDIEGISFSGQMHGLVLLDKENQVVRNAILWNDTRTTKQCQEIYEAVGTERLLEVTKNPALEGFTLPKILWVKENEPENFERSSVFLLPKDYLRFRMTGALHMEYSDAAGTLLLNVAERSWSSEVLDKFNLSADFCPPLVESHALVGTVTAEYAQQTGLADTTKVFAGGADNACGAIGSGILSEGKTLCSIGTSGVVLSYEERNDLDFEGKVHYFNHGEENAYYTMGVTLAAGYSLSWFKDTFAKDEAFEQFLEAIDEVPAGSNGLLFTPYIVGERTPHADSTIRGSFIGADAAHERKHFVRAVLEGITFSLNESIEIFRSSGKNIDSIISIGGGAKNDTWLQMQADIFNAKIEKLTSEQGPGMGAAMLAAYGCGWYSSLKECAEEFIQPLKTYQPIPENVEVYQKLFKVYQQVYTQTKGMNEQLREFRK